The stretch of DNA TCGGGGACGCCCCGCTTTTCGGGGTCGTCAGACAGTGAACTGGGCGTCTTGGAGATACAGACCGGGGTGTCGTCGAGTCCGAGCGATTCGATACGCGCGATGTCATCACGGGCCCCCGACGTGAACTCGACATCGGCCGCGCCGTAAACCTGCGTCGCGACTGCCCGGATCTTCTCCGGAAGCGGCGTATCGAGGTCGTACGTCCGCTGGAGGTCACCCTGCCCCGCCTCGATCTGCTCTTTCACTCGTCGAGCGAGGTCAGTGCCGCCCTCACCACCGTCCGCGTGGACCGTCGAAACCGACACAGGCACCCCCCGTTGCTCACAATGATCCACGATTTCGCCGATCTCCGCACTCGTGTCGTCGGGGAACCGATTGACCGCGACGACGACCGGCAGCCCCATCGATCGGAGTACGTCGACGTGGTGATCGAGATTCGCGAACCCCGCGCGAACTCCGTCCAGCGAGTCTTCGTCGGCCCCGTCCCCCCCGTGTTTCCGTAAGGCATCGACGGTTGCCACGACGACGGTCGCGTCCGGTTCGATCCCTTCTCTCGAGACGATATTTACGAACTTTTCGGCGCCGAGGTCAGCGCCGAATCCCGCCTCAGTGACGACGTAGTCGGCGAGTCGAAGCCCCAGTTGGTCCGCCAAGATGGAGTTCGTCCCGGTGGCGATGTTGGCGAAGGGGCCACCGTGGACGAACGCGGGTGTTCCTTCGATCGTCTGGACGAGGTTCGGCCGCAACGCGTCCTTCAGCAGAGCCGTGACCGATCCGGCGGCCTCGAGATCGTCGACCGTGACCGGCGTCCCCTCGGTGTCGTAGGCGACGATGATGCGGCTGACTCGCTCACGGAGGTCCGCTACGTCCGTCGCCAAGCAGAGCACCGCCATCAACTCGGAGGCGGCAGTGATGGAGAACCCATCCGCTCTGGGTGGGCCGCTCGCTGGGCCACCGAGACCGACGACCGTCTCTCGGAGCGCGCGGTCGTTGACGTCGAGCACGCGCGGCCAGACGACCCGGTCGGGGTCGATATCGAGCTCGTTGTCGTGGTGTCGGTGGGCGTCGAGCATCGCCGAGACGAGGTTGTGCGCCGACGTCACGGCGTGGATGTCTCCCGTGAAGTGAAGGTTGATCCCCTCCATGGGGAGGACCTGACTGTACCCCCCGCCCGCGGCACCGCCCTTGATACCGAAGACGGGTCCGAGCGAGGGCTCGCGTATCGCAACGACGCTCGTCTCGCCGAGTTGGCCGAACGCCTGCCCGAGGCCGACCGTCGTGACGGTCTTCCCCGCACCACGCCTCGTCGGCGTCATCGCCGTCACGAGAACGAGGTCCCCCTGCGCTGGCTGGTCCAGCTCCCGGTGGACGGCGTCCCACGTCAGTTTCGCTACTTCGTCCCCTCGGTGTTCGAGGTCGCCCTCGTTCAGTCCCATCTCCGCACCGACCGACTCGATCGGCCGTCGCTCGACGTTTCGAGCGATGTCGGCGTCCGTGGGGAGGCTCTCCTGTTGTGAATCCATGGCTCTCCCCGACAGTAGCGTCCGGCGGGTGCTAAAACCGTGAGTCGATTCCCAGACCGTGGCTACAACAGGAGGAACGCGGCGCCGTAGGCGAGCACGAACGAGAGGACGAACGATCCCGCCCACGCCCCCACCGTCAGGAGGATCTTCCGTGCGTCGACGGCCTCGCGCCCCCCGACCGCAGCGCCGCTCCCGATGATGGCGCTGACCACGATCTCGTTGAACGAGACCGGGACGCCCAGCAACACTGCCAGCTGTGCGATCAGGAACGACGGCACGAGCGCCGAGATGGAGCGCCGCGGCCCGAGCGACGAGTAGTCCTGCGCCAGCGACTTGATCATTCGCGGCGCGCCCGTCCACGAGCCGACGAGCATCCCGAGGCCGCCGCCGACGAGCACGGCGAACGTCGAGACCATCCCGAACTCGTCGAGCAGCGGCAGCAGTGGCCCGACGGCAAGTCCGACCTGACTCCCGCCCGCGGAGAACGCGACGAGCGATCCGAGCGCGAGCAGGACGCGCCGCAGGCCACCGCGTTCGTCACGACGGATGTCCCACCAGACGACGGCCGCGACGGCCAGCGCCGCGACGCCCGTAACCCCGACCGCCGACGCGAGCCCGTCGACTGCCAGCACCTGCTGGCCGAGACTGCGGAGAGTTCCGGACCTGCCCCCCTCACCGAGGAAGCTGAACTGGACGTTCACGAGGACGGCCCCGACGAGACCGGTGAGGGCCGGTATACTGTACCGTTCGGGGACGTCGGGACGGGGAAGGAGGCTCGCGATGGTGAACGCGATGCCGCCGCCGACGAACGGCGTCAGTACCCAGACGGCGGCGATCTGTCGGTACTTCGGCCAGACCGGCGAGCCCCCGAGCGCGAGGCCGACGCCGATGACCGCGCCGGTCACGGTGAACGCGGTCGCGATCGGGTACCCCGTCCGGATGCCGATCGCCATCAGCCCTGCGCCCAACACGAGCACCAGGATGACGCCCGCGACGGGCAGACTGATGCCGCCAACGAGGCCGCTGCCGATTGCTTCAGAGACGTTCCCCCCTTGCGTGACTGCGCCGGCGAACCCGAAGATGCCCACGAAAAACGCGGCCCGCATCGTTCCGA from Halolamina sediminis encodes:
- a CDS encoding formate--tetrahydrofolate ligase, which codes for MDSQQESLPTDADIARNVERRPIESVGAEMGLNEGDLEHRGDEVAKLTWDAVHRELDQPAQGDLVLVTAMTPTRRGAGKTVTTVGLGQAFGQLGETSVVAIREPSLGPVFGIKGGAAGGGYSQVLPMEGINLHFTGDIHAVTSAHNLVSAMLDAHRHHDNELDIDPDRVVWPRVLDVNDRALRETVVGLGGPASGPPRADGFSITAASELMAVLCLATDVADLRERVSRIIVAYDTEGTPVTVDDLEAAGSVTALLKDALRPNLVQTIEGTPAFVHGGPFANIATGTNSILADQLGLRLADYVVTEAGFGADLGAEKFVNIVSREGIEPDATVVVATVDALRKHGGDGADEDSLDGVRAGFANLDHHVDVLRSMGLPVVVAVNRFPDDTSAEIGEIVDHCEQRGVPVSVSTVHADGGEGGTDLARRVKEQIEAGQGDLQRTYDLDTPLPEKIRAVATQVYGAADVEFTSGARDDIARIESLGLDDTPVCISKTPSSLSDDPEKRGVPEDWTLTVRELYPSAGAGFVVALTGDVLTMPGLPADPAAADIDVDAEGSIHGLF
- a CDS encoding inorganic phosphate transporter, producing the protein MDPALFALFAGAALASLFMAWVIGAGSSGATPFAPAVGANAIGTMRAAFFVGIFGFAGAVTQGGNVSEAIGSGLVGGISLPVAGVILVLVLGAGLMAIGIRTGYPIATAFTVTGAVIGVGLALGGSPVWPKYRQIAAVWVLTPFVGGGIAFTIASLLPRPDVPERYSIPALTGLVGAVLVNVQFSFLGEGGRSGTLRSLGQQVLAVDGLASAVGVTGVAALAVAAVVWWDIRRDERGGLRRVLLALGSLVAFSAGGSQVGLAVGPLLPLLDEFGMVSTFAVLVGGGLGMLVGSWTGAPRMIKSLAQDYSSLGPRRSISALVPSFLIAQLAVLLGVPVSFNEIVVSAIIGSGAAVGGREAVDARKILLTVGAWAGSFVLSFVLAYGAAFLLL